Below is a window of Picosynechococcus sp. PCC 7002 DNA.
GGCAACGACGAACCCATTGATCCGTTGCTGATGCGCTTCCGGGATGCTGGCCTGACCAAAGCTTTTGATTCGATCCGCGTCAAGGATGAACCCGGCGAAGGTCTTTATCAGCTCTGTGAGGAATCTGGTACTGACCTCGGCCAATTGCTCACCCAAAAAGAAAAGCTCAAACAACGGAAAAATATCGATACTGAACTCGATAAAGCGATGGGACGCATCAGTGGCGGCTTGTACATCATCACCGCCCAGAAAGGCGACATGAAAGGGGCGATGGTCGCCTCCTGGGTGACCCAAGCCAGTTTTGCCCCCCCCGGTTTTACCGTCGCGGTGGCAAAAGACCGAGCGATTGAATCCCTGATGCAAGTGGGCGATCGCTTTGTGTTGAATATCCTCGAGGAAGGGAAATACCAACCTTTGATGAAACATTTCCTCAAGCGTTTTCCCCCCGGCGCAGACCGCTTTGAAGGGGTAAAAGTGCAAACCGCGAAAAATGGTTCCCCGATTTTGAATGATGCCCTGGCCTACCTCGAATGCGAAGTGGTCAGTCGGATGGAATGTAGCGATCACTGGATTGTGTATAGCAAAGTCGCTGCGGGTCGCGTCTCCAACCCCGATGGTTTAACTGCTGTTCACCACCGCAAAGTGGGTAATTACTACTAACTAACTTGAATTTTTAGCTTTCACAGAGGAGTATTCATTATTGAGTACTTCTTTTTTTCTTGGATTAAAATAAAACAGTAAACATTGCAGGCGATCGCCATGGTTCATCCCGCTCTTAGTGCTATTCTTGAACGACTGCGAGACTCTCTCGAAAGAATCTATGGGCCAGAACTCAAAGACTTAATCCTATTCGGGTCACAGGCGAAAAATACGGCAAAAGAAGACTCAGACATTGACATTGCCATTGTTTTAAAACACAATTTTAATTTAGATCAAGAATTAGAAAAAACCAGCGCCATAATTGCTGATATCTGCTTGGAATATGACATTTTAATCAACCGCATTTTTATGGACAATGAATATTTTGAAAAACATCGGAGTGCTCTAATTCGAAATATTCAGCGAGAAGGTATTTATTTGTGAATTGCCAGCAGCAAAACTTAATGAGTAAGGCAACTGAAAGTTTAGAA
It encodes the following:
- a CDS encoding nucleotidyltransferase domain-containing protein, whose product is MVHPALSAILERLRDSLERIYGPELKDLILFGSQAKNTAKEDSDIDIAIVLKHNFNLDQELEKTSAIIADICLEYDILINRIFMDNEYFEKHRSALIRNIQREGIYL